From the genome of Thermoflexus hugenholtzii, one region includes:
- a CDS encoding Trm112 family protein, translating into MISPELLEILRCPHCVSGPTRKEGPDPGRLQLVRDAWLVCLEPDCGRKYPIRDGIPVMLIEEGDKWRDTPVDALPVPPPAA; encoded by the coding sequence ATGATCAGCCCGGAGCTCCTGGAGATCCTGCGTTGCCCTCACTGCGTGTCCGGCCCAACCCGGAAGGAGGGGCCCGATCCCGGGCGGCTGCAGCTGGTGCGGGATGCGTGGCTGGTGTGCCTGGAGCCGGATTGCGGGCGCAAGTATCCCATCCGCGACGGCATCCCGGTGATGCTGATCGAGGAAGGCGATAAGTGGCGCGACACCCCCGTCGACGCCCTCCCGGTCCCTCCCCCTGCGGCCTGA
- a CDS encoding HEAT repeat domain-containing protein: MDLRAWRRRWQEDPQGAEAQLSTLREDPEVLAAWVEDLLRDPDPEARAWACRLSVELPDARGEEALLRALEDPEPEVRAAAAWALGARPREAEAPRIAQALCARLQDLPWVAWVAAEALARYGEAALDPLIEGLRHPNPQVRILAARALARIASPRSLPALMAAREDPSLLVRHFAEVGLDRLFPTQWVWMTG; encoded by the coding sequence ATGGACCTTCGCGCCTGGCGCCGGCGATGGCAGGAGGACCCTCAGGGCGCGGAGGCCCAGCTGTCCACCCTCCGGGAGGACCCGGAGGTCCTGGCGGCGTGGGTAGAGGATCTGCTCCGCGATCCGGATCCGGAGGCTCGGGCCTGGGCCTGCCGGCTCAGCGTGGAGCTCCCGGATGCGCGCGGGGAGGAGGCCCTGTTGCGGGCCCTTGAGGATCCGGAGCCCGAGGTGCGGGCGGCCGCCGCCTGGGCCCTGGGCGCGCGACCGCGGGAGGCGGAAGCCCCTCGCATCGCGCAGGCTCTCTGCGCCCGGCTCCAGGATCTCCCCTGGGTGGCCTGGGTGGCCGCGGAGGCCCTGGCCCGTTACGGGGAAGCGGCGCTGGATCCCCTGATCGAGGGCCTGCGCCACCCGAACCCCCAGGTCCGCATCCTCGCCGCCCGCGCCCTCGCCCGGATCGCCTCCCCCCGCAGCCTCCCGGCCCTGATGGCCGCCCGGGAGGATCCCAGCCTCCTGGTGCGTCATTTCGCCGAGGTGGGCCTCGACCGTCTCTTTCCCACCCAGTGGGTGTGGATGACCGGGTGA
- a CDS encoding prepilin peptidase produces the protein MPFWTLFLILAWPLGMLANGLADALPARRVLPHRLRSAWAAWIRFGRRPRARELALEAGVPLLWALALGRFGLSPRGILCALYLTILALVVVTDLEHRRIYDAVMLPAIALAALAAPVSPWLEGGAIGAWGMGVGAFIFFFGLAVISRGGIGGGDATLAAFIGLITGFPQGLRALSWGVLLAGAFSLGLLLSRRGTLKTAFPYGPFLALGGALVLFGS, from the coding sequence ATGCCGTTCTGGACCCTCTTTTTGATCCTCGCATGGCCCCTCGGGATGCTGGCCAACGGGCTGGCCGATGCCCTGCCGGCCCGCCGGGTTCTTCCCCATCGGCTGCGGTCCGCCTGGGCCGCGTGGATTCGCTTCGGGCGGCGGCCGCGGGCCCGGGAGCTGGCCCTGGAGGCGGGGGTGCCGCTGCTGTGGGCGCTGGCCCTGGGACGCTTCGGCCTCTCCCCCCGGGGGATCCTCTGCGCCCTGTATCTGACGATCCTGGCCCTCGTGGTCGTCACCGATCTGGAGCATCGGCGGATCTACGACGCGGTGATGCTGCCGGCCATCGCCCTGGCGGCCCTGGCGGCCCCGGTCTCCCCATGGCTGGAGGGGGGCGCCATCGGGGCCTGGGGAATGGGCGTCGGCGCCTTCATCTTCTTTTTCGGGCTGGCGGTCATCAGCCGGGGCGGGATCGGGGGCGGAGATGCGACGCTGGCGGCCTTCATCGGGCTGATCACCGGCTTCCCTCAGGGTCTGCGGGCGCTGTCGTGGGGGGTTCTGCTGGCCGGGGCCTTCAGCCTGGGGCTGCTGCTGTCCCGGCGGGGGACGCTGAAGACGGCCTTTCCATACGGCCCCTTCCTGGCCCTGGGAGGCGCCCTCGTCCTGTTCGGAAGCTGA